One genomic window of Triplophysa rosa linkage group LG11, Trosa_1v2, whole genome shotgun sequence includes the following:
- the ramp2 gene encoding receptor activity-modifying protein 2 isoform X2, with product MRASLSFFGVFLSFLCDPGHGERDTFECANKNVCDTYCSFCVDYSFRPQECYEFLVIQSCQSSFQMAMDDMNSTDWCSLEKVKSAYNNFTLCTESIADCFLLPWPNRFVEDRFVDIHATYFQECPTEALRDPPPKIVLALVMTPICLIPVMVVLVVLKTKNGDMRA from the exons ATGAGGGCATCGTTAAGCTTCTTTGGagtgtttctttcttttctctgtg ATCCTGGCCACGGAGAGAGAGACACATTCG AATGTGCCAACAAGAACGTCTGTGATACTTACTGTTCATTCTGTGTGGACTATTCATTCAGGCCTCAGGAATGCTATGAATTTCTGGTTATTCAATCTTGTCAATCTAGTTTTCAAATGGCTATGGATGACATGAACAGTACAGACTGGTGTTCATTGGAAAAAGTAAAGAG TGCCTACAACAATTTCACCTTGTGTACCGAGTCTATTGCTGACTGTTTCCTGCTTCCCTGGCCAAACCGTTTTGTTGAAGACAGGTTTGTGGATATCCACGCCACCTATTTTCAAGAATGCCCCACAGAGGCGCTGAGAGACCCCCCTCCCAAAATCGTCCTGGCCCTAGTCATGACCCCCATATGCCTTATCCCTGTTATGGTGGTTTTAGTGGTTCTGAAGACCAAAAATGGAGACATGAGGGCCTAG
- the ramp2 gene encoding receptor activity-modifying protein 2 isoform X1 translates to MAHVSATKPVGTLLFWVCLNLMVTGLQTLLPNGQKHTARQTTSTPLTEEQTLAYTRADPGHGERDTFECANKNVCDTYCSFCVDYSFRPQECYEFLVIQSCQSSFQMAMDDMNSTDWCSLEKVKSAYNNFTLCTESIADCFLLPWPNRFVEDRFVDIHATYFQECPTEALRDPPPKIVLALVMTPICLIPVMVVLVVLKTKNGDMRA, encoded by the exons ATGGCCCACGTATCAGCTACAAAACCAGTTGGGACTCTTCTGTTTTGGG TATGTCTGAATCTAATGGTCACAGGTCTGCAGACGTTGCTTCCCAATGGACAGAAACACACAGCG AGGCAAACTACGTCTACTCCACTGACAGAAGAACAAACCCTGGCATACACCAGAGCAG ATCCTGGCCACGGAGAGAGAGACACATTCG AATGTGCCAACAAGAACGTCTGTGATACTTACTGTTCATTCTGTGTGGACTATTCATTCAGGCCTCAGGAATGCTATGAATTTCTGGTTATTCAATCTTGTCAATCTAGTTTTCAAATGGCTATGGATGACATGAACAGTACAGACTGGTGTTCATTGGAAAAAGTAAAGAG TGCCTACAACAATTTCACCTTGTGTACCGAGTCTATTGCTGACTGTTTCCTGCTTCCCTGGCCAAACCGTTTTGTTGAAGACAGGTTTGTGGATATCCACGCCACCTATTTTCAAGAATGCCCCACAGAGGCGCTGAGAGACCCCCCTCCCAAAATCGTCCTGGCCCTAGTCATGACCCCCATATGCCTTATCCCTGTTATGGTGGTTTTAGTGGTTCTGAAGACCAAAAATGGAGACATGAGGGCCTAG